Proteins from one Microcaecilia unicolor chromosome 2, aMicUni1.1, whole genome shotgun sequence genomic window:
- the LOC115463760 gene encoding gastrula zinc finger protein XlCGF26.1-like isoform X3 — MCSLDVKPDIVIRFIDEDLRTEPQGSEERVNLPSVGLCEKLHEIDDGFRNNSKRMRMCHGQQWKHKKSLKNSPNPSIDFDGRINSVTLTRVKDIVQKGERSNSQERNSNYSPRLVQTEDLKQEQRDFKSADTQELMFIADSHFVEHNIPRLETEVHDCRAKHKTNPFDDTTNQDKPFKCSECDKCFTRKASLQLHRMIHAGDKPFKCSECDKSFCQKSELQRHNKMAHVEDKPFKCSECDKCFSQKRDLERHKITHTGDKPFKCSECDKCYRRKAHLQLHKMTHTGHKPFKCSECDKSFCQKSELQRHKMAHVGDKPFKCSECDKCFSQKRDLERHKITHTGDKPFKCSECDKCYRRKADLQLHTMNHTGNKPFKCSECDKCFSQKRDLQRHKMSHSGEKPFKCFDCNKCFSRKAHLQLHKMTHTGHKPFKCSECDKSFCQKSELQRHEMIHMGDKPFKCSECDKCFTRKASLQLHRMTHAGDKPFKCSECGKGFSGKRDLQRHEMIHMGDKPFKCSE, encoded by the coding sequence ATGATGGATTTAGGAATAATAGTAAGAGAATGAGAATGTGTCATGGGCAGCAGTGGAAACACAAAAAGTCCCTCAAAAACAGCCCAAATCCTTCAATTGACTTTGACGGAAGAATCAATAGTGTAACACTAACCAGAGTGAAAGATATAGTCCAAAAAGGAGAGAGATCAAATTCACAAGAGAGAAATTCCAACTACAGCCCAAGACTTGTACAAACTGAAGATCTCAAACAAGAGcagagagattttaaaagtgctgaTACTCAAGAACTTATGTTCATTGCAGACTCACATTTTGTTGAGCACAACATACCCAGGTTAGAGACTGAGGTTCATGACTGTcgagctaaacacaaaactaacccatttgatgATACCACCAACCaagacaaaccatttaaatgttcagaatgtgataaatgtttcacaagGAAAGCTAGCCTACAGCTACACAGAATGATTCATGCTggagacaaaccatttaaatgttctgaatgtgataaatcttTCTGTCAGAAGAGTGAACTGCAAAGGCATAATAAAATGGCTCACGTGGAggacaaaccatttaaatgttcagaatgtgataaatgtttcagtcaGAAAAGGGACCTGGAAAGGCATAAAATAACTCACACCggagacaaaccatttaaatgttctgaatgtgataaatgttacaGGCGGAAAGCCCATCTGCAACTGCATAAAATGACCCATACAGgacacaaaccatttaaatgttctgaatgtgataaatcttTCTGTCAGAAGAGtgaactgcaaaggcataaaatggCTCACGTGGGggacaaaccatttaaatgttcagaatgtgataaatgtttcagtcaGAAAAGGGACCTGGAAAGGCATAAAATAACTCACACCggagacaaaccatttaaatgttctgaatgtgataaatgttacaGGCGGAAAGCTGATCTGCAACTGCATACAATGAACCACACAGGaaacaaaccatttaaatgttcagaatgtgataaatgtttcagtcaGAAAAGGGacttgcaaaggcataaaatgagTCATagtggagagaaaccatttaaatgttttgaTTGTAATAAATGTTTCAGTCGGAAAGCCCATCTGCAACTGCATAAAATGACCCATACAGgacacaaaccatttaaatgttctgaatgtgataaatcttTTTGTCAGAAGAGTGAACTGCAAAGGCATGAAATGATTCACATGggagacaaaccatttaaatgttctgaatgtgataaatgcttcACAAGGAAAGCTAGTCTACAGCTACACAGAATGACTCATGCTggagacaaaccatttaaatgttctgaatgtggtaaaggttttAGTGGGAAAAGGGACCTGCAAAGGCATGAAATGATTCACATGggagacaaaccatttaaatgttctgaatga